A region of Nitrosomonas stercoris DNA encodes the following proteins:
- a CDS encoding peptidyl-prolyl cis-trans isomerase cyp18 yields MVKIHTNHGVITLELDSDKTPVTVENFLQYVDSGHYNNTLFHRVIDGFMIQGGGYEPGMKEKSTQAPIQNEAALGASNETYTIAMARTNDPHSATSQFFINVADNHFLNHTGMTAQGFGYCVFGKVVDGKEVVDAIKKVKTGRAAGHQDVPLDDVIIEKAERA; encoded by the coding sequence ATGGTAAAAATACATACAAATCATGGCGTCATTACATTAGAACTGGATAGCGACAAAACACCCGTGACAGTAGAAAATTTTCTGCAATACGTCGATAGCGGGCACTATAACAACACACTGTTTCACCGAGTTATTGACGGCTTCATGATTCAAGGTGGCGGATATGAGCCAGGAATGAAAGAAAAATCTACACAGGCACCCATTCAGAATGAAGCAGCATTAGGCGCCAGCAATGAAACCTATACCATAGCCATGGCGCGCACCAATGATCCGCATTCTGCCACTTCCCAGTTTTTCATCAATGTGGCGGATAATCATTTTTTGAACCATACCGGTATGACAGCGCAAGGATTTGGTTATTGTGTATTTGGTAAGGTAGTAGATGGCAAAGAAGTGGTCGATGCAATCAAGAAGGTGAAGACTGGCCGTGCTGCTGGCCATCAGGATGTACCATTGGATGATGTGATTATTGAAAAAGCAGAACGGGCTTAA
- a CDS encoding undecaprenyl-diphosphatase, with translation MDWLILFKAFLLGIVEGLTEFLPISSTGHLILAGDLLDFTDERAQVFTVAIQLGAILAVCWEYRARLINVVREIGTQQANRFVLNLFIAFLPAAILGLLFIKIIKHYLFHPLPVALALVIGGVIILWAERREHQIEAEQVEDMNWKHALKIGCAQCLALIPGTSRSGATIIGGLLFGLSRKAAAEFSFFLAIPVMFAATFYDVYKHREFLHSDDLGMFIVGSIAAFISALIAIRGFIRYVSHHDFTPFAWYRIGFGLIILLTAYSGVIEWSGS, from the coding sequence ATGGATTGGCTCATTCTCTTTAAAGCATTTTTACTAGGTATTGTTGAAGGATTAACTGAGTTTTTGCCAATCTCATCCACCGGCCACTTGATACTGGCTGGTGATTTGCTTGATTTCACTGATGAACGCGCTCAGGTTTTCACAGTCGCCATACAACTGGGGGCAATCCTCGCTGTCTGTTGGGAATACCGTGCACGTTTGATAAATGTAGTCAGAGAAATTGGCACCCAACAAGCCAATCGTTTTGTGCTGAATCTGTTTATCGCATTCTTGCCCGCGGCGATATTAGGATTGTTGTTTATCAAGATCATCAAACATTATCTGTTTCATCCTCTGCCTGTTGCGCTGGCGCTAGTCATAGGGGGCGTCATAATTTTGTGGGCTGAACGGCGAGAACACCAAATTGAAGCTGAGCAGGTGGAAGACATGAACTGGAAACATGCGCTAAAAATAGGCTGTGCACAATGCCTGGCGCTAATTCCAGGTACTTCTCGCTCCGGTGCAACCATTATTGGCGGATTATTATTTGGATTATCGCGCAAGGCCGCTGCGGAATTTTCCTTCTTTTTGGCCATTCCCGTGATGTTCGCAGCGACTTTCTATGATGTCTACAAACACCGTGAATTTCTACATAGTGATGATCTGGGAATGTTTATCGTCGGATCAATTGCTGCTTTTATTAGTGCATTGATTGCGATACGCGGATTTATTCGCTACGTGAGCCATCACGACTTCACACCATTTGCCTGGTATCGCATTGGTTTTGGGCTCATCATTTTATTGACCGCCTATTCAGGTGTAATTGAATGGTCTGGCAGCTGA
- a CDS encoding phosphomethylpyrimidine synthase: MKTLLSRQENFTSDKARVDTAAIQPLPNSRKIYIQGSRPDIRVPMREISQSDTQTSQGIEKNPPICVYDTSGPYTDPEANIDIREGLLPLREKWIEERADTEVLPGLSSEYSLKRMQDPTLTAMRFNLKRSVRRAKSGINVTQMHYARRGIITPEMEFIAIRENQRKERITDLTKNELLMRQHPGQNFGAATQQWITPEFVRDEVARGRAIIPANINHPEAEPMIIGRNFLVKINANIGNSALGSTIQDEVEKMTWAIRWGGDTVMDLSTGKNIHETREWIIRNSPVPIGTVPIYQALEKVDGKSEELTWEIFRDTLIEQAEQGVDYFTIHAGVRLPFVPMTANRMTGIVSRGGSIMAKWCLAHHKESFLYTHFEDICEIMKAYDVSFSLGDGLRPGSIYDANDEAQIAELKTLGELTKIAWKHDIQTMIEGPGHVPMHLIRENMDLQLEHCDEAPFYTLGPLTTDIAPGYDHITSAIGAAMIGWYGTAMLCYVTPKEHLGLPDKDDVKDGIITYKIAAHAADLAKGHPGAQIRDNALSKARFEFRWNDQFNLSLDPDKARQFHDETLPQEGAKLAHFCSMCGPNFCSMKITQDVRDYAAQQGISEDKALQEGMAQKADEFKKRGSEIYSKL, encoded by the coding sequence ATGAAAACATTACTTTCCAGACAGGAAAACTTCACAAGCGACAAAGCGCGCGTCGATACAGCGGCCATCCAGCCTCTCCCTAATTCGCGCAAAATCTATATTCAAGGTTCCCGTCCTGATATCCGAGTTCCGATGCGGGAAATCAGCCAATCTGATACCCAGACCAGCCAAGGAATTGAAAAAAATCCACCTATCTGCGTCTATGATACCTCTGGCCCTTACACAGATCCCGAAGCAAATATAGATATCCGCGAAGGCTTGTTACCTCTGCGTGAAAAATGGATTGAAGAACGGGCTGATACAGAAGTTCTCCCAGGATTATCATCCGAATACAGCTTAAAACGCATGCAAGATCCTACGTTGACAGCCATGCGCTTCAATCTCAAACGATCGGTGCGCCGTGCAAAAAGTGGCATTAATGTCACACAAATGCACTATGCCCGGCGCGGCATTATTACCCCGGAAATGGAATTTATTGCTATCCGGGAGAATCAACGCAAAGAACGCATTACGGATCTGACCAAGAACGAATTGCTGATGCGTCAACATCCCGGACAAAATTTTGGAGCAGCCACCCAACAATGGATCACTCCGGAATTTGTACGCGATGAAGTTGCGCGTGGACGCGCCATCATTCCTGCCAATATCAATCACCCAGAAGCAGAGCCGATGATTATTGGCCGTAATTTTCTAGTTAAAATCAATGCCAACATTGGTAATTCTGCATTGGGTTCCACCATTCAGGATGAAGTAGAAAAAATGACCTGGGCGATCCGTTGGGGCGGCGATACTGTCATGGATCTTTCTACCGGTAAAAATATTCATGAAACACGCGAATGGATTATTCGCAATAGCCCTGTTCCAATTGGCACCGTCCCCATTTATCAAGCATTGGAAAAAGTGGATGGTAAATCTGAAGAGCTTACCTGGGAAATTTTCCGCGATACCTTAATTGAACAAGCTGAACAAGGCGTTGATTACTTCACTATCCATGCCGGTGTACGCCTGCCTTTTGTTCCCATGACAGCCAATCGCATGACCGGCATCGTTTCCCGTGGTGGATCTATTATGGCGAAGTGGTGTTTAGCACATCACAAGGAAAGCTTCCTGTATACCCATTTTGAAGATATCTGTGAAATCATGAAAGCTTATGATGTCAGCTTCTCACTGGGAGACGGCTTGCGCCCCGGTTCAATTTACGATGCCAACGACGAAGCACAAATTGCTGAATTAAAAACGTTGGGTGAATTGACAAAAATTGCATGGAAACATGATATTCAAACCATGATTGAAGGCCCAGGCCATGTCCCCATGCACCTCATCCGAGAAAACATGGATCTGCAGCTTGAGCACTGCGATGAAGCGCCTTTCTACACCTTAGGCCCACTCACCACTGATATTGCCCCCGGCTATGATCACATTACCTCAGCAATTGGCGCAGCTATGATCGGCTGGTATGGCACAGCCATGTTGTGTTATGTCACCCCAAAAGAGCACCTGGGTTTGCCGGATAAAGACGACGTCAAGGATGGCATCATCACTTATAAAATTGCAGCACATGCTGCCGATCTGGCCAAAGGCCATCCTGGCGCACAAATTCGTGATAATGCACTATCCAAAGCACGCTTTGAATTCCGCTGGAATGATCAATTTAATTTGAGTCTGGATCCGGATAAAGCCAGACAGTTCCATGATGAAACCTTGCCACAAGAAGGCGCCAAATTAGCTCACTTCTGCTCAATGTGCGGCCCTAACTTCTGTTCTATGAAAATTACCCAGGATGTACGTGACTATGCCGCTCAACAAGGCATATCTGAGGACAAAGCATTGCAAGAAGGTATGGCACAAAAAGCAGACGAATTCAAGAAAAGAGGGAGTGAAATCTACAGTAAACTATAG
- a CDS encoding protein-L-isoaspartate O-methyltransferase: MTDLEQNRFNMVEQQIRTWDVLDQDVLDLLYQIKREEFVPVAYRFMAFADMEIPLEHGAVMLTPKMEARILQELAIKKTDKILEVGTGTGYMTALLAQLGAHVDSVEIVPELHAMAKINLQTQDITNVTLEQGDAAQGWPDHGPYDVIVLTASTPVLPEAFQQSLAPGGRLFAIVGEEPVMQAMLITCTAPGDYTSIHLFETSTAPLKNALQRERFHF; the protein is encoded by the coding sequence ATGACCGACCTTGAACAAAACCGCTTCAATATGGTGGAGCAGCAGATTCGCACCTGGGATGTGTTGGATCAGGATGTGCTTGATTTGTTATATCAGATCAAACGTGAGGAATTCGTACCAGTCGCTTATCGCTTTATGGCGTTTGCCGATATGGAAATTCCGTTAGAGCATGGTGCAGTCATGCTAACACCCAAAATGGAAGCACGTATTTTGCAGGAATTGGCTATCAAAAAAACTGACAAGATACTCGAAGTGGGTACTGGAACGGGCTATATGACTGCATTGTTGGCTCAGTTGGGTGCACATGTTGATAGTGTAGAAATTGTGCCGGAATTGCATGCTATGGCGAAAATCAACTTGCAAACACAAGATATTACCAATGTAACGCTTGAGCAAGGTGATGCCGCACAAGGTTGGCCGGATCACGGACCATATGACGTAATTGTGCTCACAGCATCCACACCAGTGTTACCCGAAGCGTTTCAGCAGAGCTTAGCGCCAGGTGGTCGATTATTTGCAATTGTTGGTGAGGAACCAGTGATGCAAGCGATGCTGATAACTTGTACTGCTCCGGGTGATTACACATCAATCCACTTATTTGAAACGAGTACAGCGCCATTAAAAAATGCCTTGCAACGTGAGCGTTTTCACTTTTAA
- a CDS encoding outer membrane protein TolC, protein MLKKLRNLFYLLPLGMLVCSHTYATDLMQIYREALTEDRQYGAARATYVAAQERMPQGRAGLLPDIRLSGVGQNQYIETQGLPDRVIKNRGITATFTQPLFRFENFVIYQQSKNEVAQADAQFIIAAQDLILRVAQAYFDVLKAKIDVEVVESQKKAIHEQLEQAKRNFEVGVSTIVDTHEAEARYDLTLSQEIAARNKLEITQHALEVLINRLPYDLQDASLEKIIADPLALPHDSMEEWVKSAEESNFQLKVQRIAYDIAEQAIDLAKAGHYPMLDFVAQYSDQHGVGGGFTGRGLDIVNKSVGVQLTVPIFQGFSVQSRIREALANRDKARQEMENTQRTVALRVRQNYLNVTNGIAQIKALKRALTSSRSQLDSTALGQEVGVRMEIDVLNAQQQYFAARRDLAQAYYDYLMARLQLKAEVGDLDEDDLMEVNALL, encoded by the coding sequence ATGCTTAAAAAGTTACGCAACCTGTTTTATTTGTTACCGCTTGGTATGTTGGTGTGCTCTCACACGTATGCAACTGATTTAATGCAGATTTATCGTGAAGCACTAACAGAAGACAGACAATATGGCGCTGCGCGGGCTACTTATGTCGCAGCGCAAGAGCGAATGCCTCAAGGTAGAGCTGGGTTATTGCCGGATATTCGTTTGTCAGGTGTCGGTCAAAATCAGTATATCGAGACACAAGGATTGCCGGACAGGGTCATTAAAAATCGAGGTATCACAGCTACATTCACGCAACCGCTTTTTCGTTTTGAGAATTTTGTTATTTATCAACAATCAAAAAATGAAGTGGCGCAGGCAGATGCACAATTTATTATTGCTGCACAAGATTTGATTCTGAGGGTGGCGCAAGCTTATTTTGATGTGCTCAAAGCAAAAATTGATGTGGAGGTAGTGGAATCCCAGAAAAAAGCAATTCATGAGCAGCTGGAACAGGCTAAGCGAAATTTTGAAGTGGGTGTATCCACTATTGTCGATACACATGAAGCGGAAGCACGTTATGATTTGACGCTATCTCAGGAAATTGCAGCCAGAAACAAACTAGAGATTACCCAACATGCATTGGAGGTGTTAATTAATCGTTTGCCATATGATTTGCAGGATGCGAGTCTGGAAAAAATCATTGCAGATCCACTCGCTTTACCTCACGACAGCATGGAAGAATGGGTTAAGTCGGCAGAAGAAAGCAACTTTCAATTGAAGGTACAGCGTATTGCCTATGATATTGCAGAACAAGCAATTGATCTTGCCAAAGCGGGGCATTATCCAATGCTTGATTTTGTTGCGCAGTATAGTGACCAGCATGGGGTAGGGGGAGGATTTACGGGCCGAGGATTGGATATTGTGAACAAGTCAGTGGGAGTGCAGCTGACCGTTCCTATTTTTCAGGGGTTTTCTGTTCAATCGCGTATCAGGGAAGCATTGGCGAATCGGGATAAAGCACGTCAAGAGATGGAAAATACGCAACGTACCGTTGCATTGCGCGTGCGTCAGAATTATCTCAATGTAACCAATGGGATTGCACAGATTAAGGCATTAAAGCGAGCATTGACTTCCAGTCGCAGCCAACTTGATTCAACTGCTTTGGGGCAGGAAGTGGGGGTGCGTATGGAAATCGATGTACTTAACGCACAGCAACAGTATTTTGCAGCCCGTAGGGATCTTGCACAAGCTTATTATGATTATCTGATGGCACGGTTGCAGCTCAAAGCCGAAGTGGGAGATCTGGATGAAGATGATCTCATGGAAGTAAATGCGCTACTGTAG
- a CDS encoding (S)-ureidoglycine--glyoxylate transaminase yields MTTDSFRPKEKISTFYPPQRTLLGPGPSDTHPRVLSAMARPTLGHLDPVFTEMMEELKSLLRYVFQTKNLLTFPVSGPGSIGMEMCFVNMVVPGDKVVVCRNGVFGGRMIENVERCGGIPLVVEDKWGDPVDPQKVEDILKKNPDAKVVAFVHAETSTGVQSDAKTIGQIARKYNCLTIMDTVTSLGGTPVYMDEWDIDAIYSGSQKCLSCPPGLSPISFSERVVDMVKNRTEKVHSWFMDINLLLGYWGSTTRTYHHTAPTNSLYGLHESLVMIYEEGLERSWARHQRNHEALKAGLETLGIGYVVDAAYRLPQLNSVHVPAGVDEKEVRRKLLNDFSLEIGAGLGDFAGKIWRIGLMGNSSKLENVIFFLEALEHVLTDLGVQVNKGAAPSAAHQYYANNPTA; encoded by the coding sequence ATGACTACTGACAGTTTTCGCCCCAAAGAAAAGATAAGTACATTTTACCCACCGCAACGTACTTTATTGGGCCCAGGACCATCTGACACACACCCACGCGTTTTATCTGCCATGGCACGCCCCACGTTAGGTCACCTCGATCCAGTTTTTACTGAAATGATGGAAGAACTGAAAAGTCTGCTGCGCTACGTATTTCAGACCAAAAACTTGCTGACCTTCCCAGTATCCGGACCTGGTTCAATCGGTATGGAAATGTGCTTTGTCAATATGGTCGTGCCCGGAGATAAAGTTGTTGTTTGCAGAAATGGTGTCTTTGGTGGTCGTATGATTGAAAACGTCGAACGTTGCGGTGGCATTCCACTCGTCGTGGAAGATAAATGGGGTGATCCTGTTGATCCACAAAAAGTGGAAGATATACTGAAAAAAAATCCAGATGCCAAAGTAGTGGCGTTTGTGCATGCAGAAACTTCTACAGGCGTTCAGTCAGATGCTAAAACTATTGGCCAGATAGCAAGAAAGTATAACTGTCTAACTATTATGGACACAGTTACCTCATTAGGTGGAACACCTGTCTATATGGATGAATGGGATATCGATGCCATTTATTCCGGTAGTCAGAAATGCCTGTCTTGCCCGCCTGGACTATCCCCCATCAGTTTTTCAGAAAGAGTAGTTGATATGGTCAAGAACCGTACAGAAAAAGTGCACAGCTGGTTCATGGATATCAACTTGCTACTTGGCTATTGGGGCTCTACCACCCGTACCTATCACCATACAGCTCCTACTAACTCGCTCTATGGATTGCACGAATCTCTCGTCATGATCTACGAAGAAGGGCTCGAACGTTCCTGGGCACGTCATCAACGTAATCACGAAGCACTCAAAGCTGGCTTGGAAACATTGGGTATTGGCTACGTTGTTGATGCCGCATACCGCTTGCCACAGCTTAATTCGGTACATGTTCCAGCAGGCGTGGATGAAAAAGAAGTGCGCCGCAAACTCCTTAATGATTTCAGCCTGGAAATAGGTGCCGGTTTGGGAGATTTTGCTGGAAAAATATGGCGAATTGGCTTGATGGGTAACTCTAGCAAACTAGAAAATGTTATCTTCTTTCTAGAAGCATTAGAACATGTATTAACAGATTTAGGCGTACAGGTTAATAAAGGTGCAGCTCCATCTGCTGCGCACCAATATTACGCAAACAACCCTACTGCATAA
- a CDS encoding Lon protease, with product MTSDILDLQESDELDLPLLPLRDVVVFPHMVIPLFVGRPKSIKALEAATETGKKILLVAQKSAAKDDPSPQDLYKICCVSSILQMLKLPDGTVKVLVEGNYRANIQSFENSETSFRGTAAAVIIDETDTPEIEALRRALLAQFDQYVKLNKKIPSEILASLNGIDQAGRLADTIAAYLPLRLEQKQEILETFEVQLRLEHLLELLEAELDILQVEKRIRGRVKRQMEKSQRDYYLNEQVKAIQKELGEGEDGSDLEEIEKKIKTASLPKEALAKAESELKKLRLMSPMSAEATVVRNYIDALVALPWKHKTKISKELKTAEAILDEDHYGLGKVKERIVEYLAVQQRVTKSKAPILCLVGPPGVGKTSLGRSIARATNRKFVRMSLGGVRDEAEIRGHRRTYIGSMPGKILQSMTKIGVKNPLFLLDEVDKMGMDFRGDPSSALLEVLDPEQNNTFVDHYIEVEYDLSDVMFVATANTLNIPLPLLDRMEVIRLSGYTEDEKLNIAKRYLLPKKMKDHGLNAEELSVSESALRDIVRYYTREAGVRSMEREISKICRKVVKILLVKKSKGKIAITARNLDKYLGVRRYTYGIAEEKNQIGQVTGLAWTEVGGELLRIEAVVLPGKGKTITTGKLGEVMQESIQAALSVVRSRSAVLGIPDDFYLKNDIHIHLPEGATPKDGPSAGIGICLAMVSTLTNIPVRASVAMTGEITLRGEILPIGGLKEKLLAAHRGGISTVLIPEDNVKDLIEIPGNIKSKLDIKPVRWIDQVLEIALEYKPDASSTAIPNQAITPTSKEKTVNASSIKH from the coding sequence ATGACATCAGATATTCTCGATCTCCAAGAATCAGACGAGTTAGATTTGCCTCTATTGCCATTGCGTGATGTGGTTGTTTTTCCGCATATGGTTATTCCGCTTTTTGTTGGACGCCCTAAATCCATCAAAGCCTTGGAAGCTGCAACAGAAACTGGAAAAAAAATCTTGCTGGTAGCTCAAAAATCAGCTGCCAAAGATGACCCTTCTCCTCAAGATTTATACAAGATTTGTTGCGTTTCAAGTATTTTACAAATGCTGAAACTTCCCGATGGAACAGTCAAAGTGCTTGTTGAAGGAAACTATCGTGCCAATATTCAATCCTTTGAGAACTCTGAAACCTCTTTTCGGGGAACAGCTGCTGCAGTCATAATAGATGAGACTGATACACCAGAAATTGAAGCATTAAGGCGCGCACTACTTGCTCAATTTGATCAATACGTCAAATTGAACAAAAAAATCCCATCAGAAATCCTGGCTTCCCTCAATGGAATTGATCAAGCTGGTCGGTTGGCAGATACAATTGCTGCTTATCTTCCACTACGCTTGGAACAAAAACAGGAAATCCTAGAAACCTTTGAAGTGCAATTGCGCTTAGAACATTTGCTCGAGTTGCTGGAAGCTGAGCTGGATATTCTCCAGGTGGAAAAACGTATCCGTGGGCGAGTAAAACGTCAGATGGAAAAAAGTCAGCGTGACTATTACCTGAATGAGCAGGTCAAAGCTATCCAGAAGGAGCTAGGTGAAGGAGAAGACGGTTCTGATTTAGAAGAAATTGAAAAAAAGATAAAAACAGCCTCTCTACCCAAAGAAGCACTTGCCAAGGCAGAATCAGAATTAAAGAAACTCCGTTTGATGTCCCCTATGTCTGCTGAAGCAACTGTGGTTCGCAATTATATTGACGCACTGGTTGCTTTGCCCTGGAAACACAAAACCAAAATCAGCAAGGAATTGAAAACTGCTGAAGCCATTCTGGACGAAGATCATTACGGTTTAGGAAAAGTTAAAGAACGAATCGTTGAATATCTTGCAGTACAACAGCGCGTAACTAAATCCAAAGCGCCGATTCTTTGTCTTGTTGGTCCGCCAGGCGTAGGAAAAACCTCATTGGGGCGCTCTATTGCCCGCGCAACCAATCGCAAATTTGTTCGGATGTCTCTGGGAGGTGTACGCGATGAAGCTGAAATTCGCGGTCATCGTCGTACCTATATCGGCTCAATGCCTGGAAAAATCCTACAAAGCATGACCAAAATAGGGGTCAAAAACCCATTATTTTTGTTAGATGAAGTCGATAAAATGGGTATGGATTTTCGTGGTGATCCCTCTTCTGCCTTATTAGAAGTACTTGATCCAGAACAAAACAATACCTTTGTGGATCATTATATTGAAGTTGAATACGATCTTTCAGATGTGATGTTTGTCGCCACGGCCAACACCCTCAATATTCCACTACCGCTGCTTGATCGTATGGAGGTTATTCGACTTTCTGGCTATACCGAAGATGAAAAACTAAATATCGCCAAGCGTTACCTGCTGCCTAAAAAAATGAAGGATCACGGGCTAAATGCAGAGGAACTATCCGTTTCCGAATCCGCATTGCGTGATATCGTGCGTTACTACACAAGAGAAGCTGGTGTGCGTTCAATGGAACGAGAAATATCCAAGATTTGTCGGAAAGTTGTAAAAATATTACTCGTCAAAAAAAGTAAAGGAAAAATCGCTATTACCGCACGTAATCTGGATAAATATCTTGGAGTGCGGCGTTACACCTACGGTATTGCTGAGGAAAAAAATCAAATCGGACAAGTCACCGGATTGGCCTGGACCGAAGTAGGTGGCGAATTATTAAGAATTGAAGCGGTAGTCTTACCTGGAAAGGGCAAAACAATCACAACCGGCAAACTGGGTGAAGTCATGCAGGAGTCCATTCAGGCAGCTTTGTCCGTTGTGCGCAGTCGCTCAGCTGTTTTGGGAATACCGGATGATTTTTATCTAAAAAATGACATTCATATCCACTTACCCGAAGGCGCCACTCCAAAAGATGGACCAAGTGCAGGAATCGGTATTTGTTTAGCTATGGTTTCTACACTAACCAACATTCCAGTACGTGCATCTGTTGCTATGACGGGTGAAATCACCCTCAGAGGCGAAATTCTTCCCATCGGTGGACTCAAGGAAAAATTATTGGCAGCACATCGTGGCGGAATCAGTACTGTATTGATTCCGGAGGATAATGTTAAGGATTTAATCGAGATTCCGGGTAATATCAAAAGCAAACTGGATATCAAACCAGTCAGATGGATTGATCAGGTATTGGAGATTGCATTGGAATACAAACCCGATGCATCCTCCACAGCCATTCCGAATCAAGCTATCACCCCCACATCCAAAGAAAAAACGGTGAATGCTTCCTCAATCAAACATTAA